TCCGTGGCGGCGTTCCTGACTTCCCCAAGAACCGGACAAATCTCTCGCCGAGGCAAGACACCCCTGGAGGTCCCCCGCCCGTACCTAACACGCCGCGGCCCAACCAGAACTTCAGCCCCCGCGGAGGGCCGCCGCCTCCTTCCGGACCCAGACCCAGCCCTGGGCCCCCTAGTTTTCCCCCAGGGCGGCACGGACCCCTTCCTCCGCCGCCAGGGGCTCCGAGGCCCGGCTTCTCCACGTCGTCGCCCACGCCATCCTCCAACAGCAGCAGACCGCCTTTGCCGCCAGCTCCAGGGGGGCGGCCCGCGCTTCCTGACGACCGACCCCTTCCCCCACCGGTCGGGGGTCACCGGCTGTCGATGCCCCGTGACCTCCCCCCTCCGCCTCCACCCGCCGTCAATTGCAAACCTCCCTCGTCTGCTTCCTCGCGCTCTTCTGGGGGAGCGCCGCCCCTCCCGCCCGGGCGACCGGGACCTCCTCCTCTGCCGCCCACGCCGGCCGTGGGGGACGACCACAGCACGCCTCGGCTACCCCAAAGGAACAGCTCGCTTCACAGGTGAGAAACATGTCTAATATTTATCTGGATAATCTTAAATTATTTATGATGGTGTTCCTCCGCCAGCAATTCCCCACATGCCCGCACGGGACCCCTCCCTCCGCCGCCCAACGAGAGGCCGCCATCCTTCGGAAGAAACCAAAGTTCACCACGCGCAGGTTGATATCACACTTTACGCCGATACAGCGGGTCGATACTGAAATATCCATGCCCCCGATACCAGAAATTTTTGCTCTAATATCGATTTTCAAAGCAAAATATTTCCATACTGAAAAGTCTGGGGGcctatattgatatttttttatttaaaaaaaaaatgctaacattatagGTGACAATGTATATTAATATtactttttacaacaatttagctttttctcattatttacctctttgttttgctcttttttaaaatgtttttccccttttagactagaataaagataataataataatgcgatTGTGTATTCTGAAAATATTCATGTTCATTTACATAATTTTAACAGTGTTATTAtggttgtttgattttttttaattaataagttaataaataaataaataaaaaatactggatattaatacattttatttagatagcatctattattttagatcaggggtgtccaaactatttccACCAAGGGTCGCATTCTGAGTATGGCGGGGccaaattgatatttttttatttaaaaaaaaatgctaaaaacagatattgtgTCAACTTTGTATTGTAGGTGATAaagtatattatttttatttattgaaacaatttagttttttcacattatgtaccaattttttgttttaatttttactgTCTTTCTCCTTTAAGACTAGAAAAAACTTTTGCATAATAGGTGacaatgtatattattattatttattacaacAATTTACCTTTTTCTCATTATGTaccaatttttttcctttttttaatttctacatttttactgtttttcccatttaagacaaaaaaaataaataaataataagatTGTGTAGCTGCAAAACTtagtgtgtcaaaaattctgcctgtatgAAAATATTCATGTTCATTTACATAATTTTAACAGTGTTATTAtggttgtttattttttcataagttaataaattaaaaaatactacatattaatatattttatttagagagcttctattattttagatcaggggtgtccaaactacttcCACCAAGGGTCGCAttctgaaaagtcaaagtatggcGGGaccatattgatatttttttatttaaaaaaaatgctaaaaacaaatATTGTGTCAACTTTGTATTATAGGTGacaaagtatattattattatttattgaaacaattacattttttgtcattatgtaccattttttttctcttttttttctacatttttactgtttttcccctttaagactagaataataataataggattGTGAGGCTGCATAATTTGGTGTTTGAAAAATTCTGCCTGTACGAAAATATTAATGTTCATTTACATAATTTCAACAGTGTTTATTATAGTTGTTGTAGTTGTTGTAATTAATACAAAAATAGAATAGTACTATatattagtatattttattttgagaGCTAAACTTTTCCCTGCAAGGGtccgcatactgaaaagtcaaagtatggcaggttgatattttttttataaaaaaaaaagaaaacaaaaaattaattttgtgtcaacttttgtatTATagatgactaagtatattattattaaatattagaaCATTTCAGCTTCTTCTCATAATGtaccattttttctattttttttctacatttttactgttttttcccccctttaagactataattaaaaaacataataataagatTGTGTAGCTGCATAACCTCGTGTCAAAAATTCagcctgtacaaaaatattaatgttcatttacataattgtaatatttttttaaaattaattaataaGTTAGTATTATTTTCTTTTCTTATTAACTTGCTGAAAATTGTGTATATATTAAGTATATTGTAAGGGCTGCATACtgaaaagtaaatttttttttaaataaatggcaaaaaaaataataataattgcaaaaaacttacatatatatttaaaggcAAAACTTTGTGTTATAAATGACTAAGTagaatatattattattagttttaagaaatcagctttttctcattactttCCGATTTTTGGCTCTTTTCTTCCtatatttattgtgttttttttaaatagacatGTTATCATTCGAAAATACTCACCTTTTACAATTTTAGCAGACACGTctggtatatttgcacaaagtatagATATCCGGTAACCGCAGCCTGAATTTTATTTGGTATCGGATCGTAAAGACAAATCGCACATCACTACCATTTACCTCCGTTTTCCACAGGGCCGCTTCCTCCGCCGCCACCCGTGGGTCGCAATGTGGGCGGCGGCAGCGTGAGGTCATCGCCGGGGCACTCTCCGATCGGACGGCTGGGGTCGGATTCCCCCCGTGGCGGCCCCGGTGGCAGACCCCCTCTGCCTCCGGACAGACCCGGAGCCGGGGGCGCACCtcctccgccgccgccgccgcccatGGGCAACGGTTTCCTCAACTCTCACCACAACCAGACTCACGGTGAGTGCTGCCAACTGGATTTATTCCATGACAATTGGAATCGTTGTTGAAATATCTGATCCTCTGATGCCCCGCTCCTAGATGACTGGGCGGCCCGCTTCACTTTCCACCCGGTGTCGGACCTGCCACCGCCTGAGCCGTACCAGGCCTTCCACAAGATCTACCCCAGCAAGATAGGCAAGGCGGACGGCAGAGGTCAGCCTGACACTTTAGCATGCACACAGTGCCAGCTGCTGGCAGAAAAATATGGCGGTTCAAATGGGACAGAAGGAAATGAATAAATACACCTTTAAATATTTAAGTAAATGTCTCATTAATTGATgataatttaaattaaatacataaatgtgttaaTACAATATACAAGTATATTTAGTTATTTGATCATTTAATTgttgatttaattatttaatcatttattgtattttaccgactatttttttccatatattagccgcagatatatgtgttgtgaaatgtgttatttacacaggaatattttgtaaatgttttttacatACTCAATTGTTTCCAAATAGTATCTgtaacggcagtaaaacggctgatcaaacaaaacagaaatcatcgtaagctcgctctccaatcacctaaacagacttaataactagagatgtccgatattatcggccgataaattctttaaaatgtaatatcggaaattatcggtatcggtttcaaaaagtaaaatgtatgactttttaaaacgccgatgtacggagtggtacacggacttagggagaagtacagagcactaaaggcacttcctttgcatgCCGGCACAGTCAAATAATACCTTACGGGTtttcacacacaaacaagtgaatgcaagtcatacttggtcaacagccatacaggtcacactgagggtggccgtataaacaactttaacactgttacaaatacgtgccacactgtgaacccacaccaaacaagaatgacaaacgcatccgcaccgtaacacaacataaacacaacagaaggaatacccagaaccccttgcagcactaactcttccgggatgctacaatagaCACCCCCAGCGACTTACTACCAGAACCCCACccaactcaacctcctcatgctccctcagggagagcatgtcccaaattccaagctgctgttttgaggcatgtaaaaaaaaaaaaaagcactttaataATAAACattgcagtgccatgttggcattttttccccataacttgaattgatttattttggtaaagcttgttacattgtttaatgcatccagcagggcatcacaacaaaattaggcatgataatgtgttcattccacgactgtatgtatcggaaccggtaattaagagttggacaatatcggatatcggcaaaaaagccattatcaaacATTTCTattaataactccacggtgacgttttggtgaatttcctGAAAAATATCCTtaatattcttaaaaaaaaatgctcacacaatttaacaaataataaaaatgaccaattaaaaataattagaaaaaCACAAGTCATCTTAGGGCCTCATTTGCTCATAAAATTCGGCAGGTCTTTAATTGTGTAGCGTAACTATTAgggatttattttaaaaaagtttcACCCTTGCTTTAATTTAAACCCATCCACGCAGTTCAGTTTGCTAAttcagtgtgttttttttttttttttaatcgtttggCAGGTTCGGGTAAAAAGGAACGAGGCGCTCCCCCTCTTCCTCCTACACCCAGGTGAAGATGACGAAGGCAAACACGCCAAGTGGACCAAAAGGACGGACGACAAAAGCGTTAAGAGAGGGGGGGGATAATGTTTTTGTTTGGAAGAGTTTTATCCACTAATCAGACTATCACAAGATTCCAGTTCATGCTTTGCCTAATATTTTAATTATTCCACAACGTGTGAGAAGAAGTCGCACAAAACCAATCAAAGTGTGACCGTGGCTTTAACGACGGCACACCTGCGGTCACTCAGCTTCCTCAGGGGATCccctttttttgtcctttttttcggCTTCAAATGCGGCGAGTGGAATCCGCGTTCATATCGTGCCTTTTCCCTGTCGGCCTGCTTCACCGCGTGGAAGGAGATCCGCCAGGGATGACCCCGTGTGCCTTAAGAGCAGATAATATATGACAGAAAATGAGAGTATTATGCAGATAAAAAGCGTCGTTAAAGGTCGGCCCTGCCGCTGCTGCGTCGGAGGGAACGCCATGATTTAGCCAAAGTGCGTTTACTTAAGTGTGAGTGTTCCTGAACGCTACTTTTCCTTCCTTTCCTGATTGCACACCTTTGGTTCAAGTCTTTAatggctgttgttgttgttgtaattgCACACGGCACTGATTCTTCTATCCTGCTGGTTTGTTGTGAACGAGCCACCTGTTGGACCATGAaggacctgtgtgtgtgtctgtttgtatgtgtgtgtgtccgagGAAGTGTTAGCGAGGGGTTTGTTGTTCCAACACCCGTGCAGTATTATGTTGTTTGAGCGTTACACAACAACGCTTTGGTCTATTGCATCCATGACGGGTTAATTGTGCACAAAGTGGCTCGGACTTTTGTTTTACACGACAATCAGAAGTGAAATAAACTTATAGTTCCACCCCGGCGGATGTCGTTCATGTGAGAGGAACACAATCTCTTGTTCTTTGTCAcggttgatgttttttttttaacggcgcattctaaaaatattattaccaaaaaaagtggaataaaagagaaaGGGGGGGAAAtgtagagagaaaaaaaatgcattgttgactctacaccaggggtctcaaactcaattgacctgggggccactggatgcagaaactgggtgaggccgggcgcaagaaaagatttcttaaaaaaaatctaacatgcactttataatgaattcaccttctttgaatggctttcccgccctagcaacataccgtatttccttgaatagccgccggggcgctaattaatttaaaacctcttttcactccggcacttaccaaaggcatgcagtaaaaatttgagtgtgatgtaagcttggaccttaaatcctactaaatagctcctGATCTTttcccctttatgcgatttcaaattaccggtattgaaatcagcctcctccattttgaaaatgatgacaggggaagtgtcactcgtgacgtcacgagtttgaccaggcggtaataccaagcatgcgctaattaatttgcgaagcgagtttgacccggcgcagtaattcaaggcaggcgcatactatatgccctgcggcaattcagggaaatacggtacttgccaACTcttgcgatctttccgggaaagacccgaatatcagtgctcctcctgacaatctcccggggcaatcattctcccggttttcacccagacatcaatatcaagggtgtgccgtgatggcactgcctttaatgtCTCCTACAACCTGCCGTattgtccgcttttccaccatgcaaacattgtgccggccccgtcacatattgtatgaggcttctacagacccacggaagtgactgcaagacatacttggccaacagccatacaggtcacactgagggtggccgtataaacaactttatcactgttacaaatatgcgccacactgtcaacccacactaaacaagaatgacaatcacattttgggagaacatccgcaccgtaacacaacataaacacaacaaaacaaatacccataatccaatgcagccctaactcttccgggctgcaATAGGGGGaatggtggcgggggtgtatattgtagcccggaagtgttagggctgcattggattctgggtatttgttctattgtgtttatgttacgttacggtgcgaatgttctcccaaaatatgtttgtcaatcaagtttggtgtgggttgacagtgtggcgcatatttgtaacagtgataaagttgtttatacagccaccctcaatgtgacctgtgtggctgttgatcaactatgttttGCAGTCtcttactgcgtctacagaagcctaatacaacatgtggctggactGGTACGCTGTCTGTATAGGTAGTAAAAAACATTAAAGGCAGAGCCTCCACGGTGTCCCCTTAAATTTGTTCTTCGGGTAAAATTCGGGAGAAGGAATACTATTGGGGAGGGGGGCATTGAAAATTAGGGGTCTCCGGGAAAAATCGAGATTACACAAGTTTGATGCTataaagcaccattcatataaaacttgcgggccgcaccaacattgaaTTATCACTTCGAGGTGCGGGCCGCAAAGGGCCGCGtatttgagacccctgttctacacaAAGCTTGAAttaagactgttttttttttttaactctgtcATTGCTGAAAACATAATCatgaatcaaaatcattgttgttatgtattattgacctatttaatttTTAGGgatccaattatttcacatcaaatattgcactttgcaatgttttgggggaaaatattgcatattttgtgtgttttctatgacaaaaagtgcaaaaaacaaaacaagaaaacattttaaaaattaaaaatagatctgaagtcgatcgagagatttaagcgttgaaataataataataataataataataatgattaactcacacttttatgagtggagcGCTTTTGGCTTCTTGagaattttagtgttgtttttttcaaactatCAATGcaatgctcaaaaataataatgaataaaaatcaaagttTTCATAaagtattgacctatttaaggctccacttacttcacatcaaatattgcactttgaaatctttttttttagaaaatattgcatattttgtgtgtttttttaatgacaaaaagtgcaaaaaaacaaacaaaaaacaaacacaaactatTAAAAAGGTTTAAAACAGATCGGACCTATTGAAAGCTccaattatttaaaaacaaatattccactttggatttatttt
This sequence is a window from Nerophis ophidion isolate RoL-2023_Sa linkage group LG09, RoL_Noph_v1.0, whole genome shotgun sequence. Protein-coding genes within it:
- the wipf1b gene encoding WAS/WASL-interacting protein family member 1 — translated: MPAPPPPPPPGAPPPPTFAPANTERTSRGEQKGRNALLSDICKGSKLKKTVTNDRSGPILDNPKGGGSAGGGGGGSSGGAGGGGGFGGGASPGLGGLFAGGMPKLRSSASRDSTDSTPPRGPAYPPSRSSGPSPFSSGGHSGSAPKFPGASSVVRGGVPDFPKNRTNLSPRQDTPGGPPPVPNTPRPNQNFSPRGGPPPPSGPRPSPGPPSFPPGRHGPLPPPPGAPRPGFSTSSPTPSSNSSRPPLPPAPGGRPALPDDRPLPPPVGGHRLSMPRDLPPPPPPAVNCKPPSSASSRSSGGAPPLPPGRPGPPPLPPTPAVGDDHSTPRLPQRNSSLHSNSPHARTGPLPPPPNERPPSFGRNQSSPRAGPLPPPPPVGRNVGGGSVRSSPGHSPIGRLGSDSPRGGPGGRPPLPPDRPGAGGAPPPPPPPPMGNGFLNSHHNQTHDDWAARFTFHPVSDLPPPEPYQAFHKIYPSKIGKADGRGSGKKERGAPPLPPTPR